A stretch of Halalkalicoccus subterraneus DNA encodes these proteins:
- a CDS encoding MFS transporter, giving the protein MSEPTLFGANRQVLTLSLARAADAVGNSFLIVVLPLYVASGVVSGATYGLSEALLTGLILSAFGLFNSALQPFAGRITDAVGRRKPFVLFGLGVLAVANFAYSFGSSYWALLAIRATQGIGVAFTITASIALVNELATDTTRGGSMGTYNTFRLLGFGIGPIAAGTVVNGGPYTIGGVGMSGFEASFYIAAVSAVISFLLVTLLVNDPDIERTGGSENTSIAILDHESEGLLDPVFTLGIASLFMAIGIALLSAIEPSVNARLGQDATLFGIEFAAFVLVQVLVQAPIGSASDRYGRRPFILLGLAVLAPVTVVEGFVVAPWQMIAARAIQGLAAAMVFAPALALAGDLASEGASGTQLSVLTMAFGLGTAIGPLASGFLIQYGYPTPFVFGGVLACLGIVLVYTQVHETIEGGGIEFLLEDLRGTLARD; this is encoded by the coding sequence GTGAGCGAACCGACGCTGTTCGGCGCCAACCGCCAGGTGTTGACGCTCTCTCTCGCGCGGGCGGCCGACGCGGTGGGCAACTCGTTTCTGATCGTCGTCCTGCCGCTGTACGTCGCGAGCGGGGTCGTCTCGGGGGCCACCTACGGGCTGAGCGAGGCGCTTCTGACGGGACTGATCCTCTCGGCGTTCGGCCTGTTCAACAGCGCGCTCCAGCCCTTTGCGGGCCGGATCACCGACGCGGTCGGCCGACGCAAGCCGTTCGTCCTGTTCGGGCTCGGGGTGCTCGCGGTCGCGAACTTCGCCTACTCGTTCGGGTCGAGCTACTGGGCGCTGCTCGCGATCCGCGCCACCCAGGGGATCGGGGTCGCGTTCACCATCACGGCCTCGATCGCGCTGGTCAACGAACTCGCGACCGACACCACCCGCGGCGGGAGCATGGGGACGTACAACACCTTCCGACTGCTCGGGTTCGGGATCGGCCCGATCGCCGCCGGGACCGTCGTCAACGGCGGACCCTACACGATCGGTGGCGTCGGGATGAGCGGGTTCGAGGCCTCCTTCTACATCGCGGCGGTTTCCGCGGTGATCAGCTTCCTGCTCGTGACGCTCCTCGTAAACGACCCGGACATCGAGCGCACGGGCGGCTCCGAGAACACGTCGATCGCGATCCTGGATCACGAGTCCGAGGGACTGCTCGATCCGGTCTTTACCCTCGGGATCGCCTCGCTCTTCATGGCGATCGGGATCGCGCTGCTCTCGGCGATCGAACCAAGCGTCAACGCCCGCCTCGGACAGGATGCGACCCTCTTCGGCATCGAGTTCGCCGCGTTCGTCCTGGTACAGGTGCTCGTACAGGCACCCATCGGCAGCGCGAGCGACCGCTACGGTCGCCGACCGTTCATCCTCCTCGGGCTCGCGGTCCTCGCGCCGGTCACCGTCGTGGAGGGGTTCGTCGTCGCACCCTGGCAGATGATCGCGGCCCGGGCCATCCAGGGGCTGGCGGCGGCGATGGTCTTCGCGCCCGCGCTCGCCCTTGCGGGCGATCTCGCGAGCGAGGGAGCGTCGGGAACCCAGCTGTCGGTGCTGACGATGGCCTTCGGCCTCGGGACCGCGATCGGCCCGCTGGCCTCGGGATTCCTGATACAGTACGGCTACCCCACCCCCTTCGTCTTCGGGGGGGTGCTCGCGTGTCTCGGGATCGTGCTCGTCTACACGCAGGTCCACGAGACCATCGAAGGCGGCGGGATCGAGTTCCTCCTCGAGGACCTCCGGGGGACTCTCGCCCGGGACTGA
- a CDS encoding M28 family peptidase, with translation MADIDTLLGRAWHDDAAWDLLTRLTELDERMGGHPGERRAAEYVAESFEDGGVEEIEIEEFEMNRWDRGRAELAVTEPVERSFETLALPYSAAGEVSGELVDVGYGTPDEIEESDVAGKIVVASTTTPPEKGRFVHRMEKFGHAIAAGAEAFVFANHVPGQLPPTGALRFDAEAAAPGVGVSKETGAWLSDYAERGARAKLSVAADTEPGTSQNVHGTLGEGEEEIVLLGHYDAHDIAEGALDNGCGISVVAGTARLLSEMDLDCRVRVAGVGCEEVGLIGAGALADSLDLESVRAVVNVDGAGRFRNLQAYLHGSERVGELAGSVCREWGQPVSFSRDPHPYSDHWPFLQRGVPALQLHSEAPSGAERGRGWGHTHADTRDKVDRRNLREHAMLTALVVRELTRSELPRIDEGELRERLQESDAEVGMRAAEVWPDHWE, from the coding sequence ATGGCCGATATCGACACGCTTCTCGGACGGGCGTGGCACGACGACGCGGCGTGGGATCTGCTGACCCGACTGACCGAACTCGACGAGCGCATGGGCGGCCATCCCGGCGAGCGCCGCGCGGCCGAGTACGTCGCCGAGAGCTTCGAGGACGGCGGCGTGGAGGAGATCGAGATCGAGGAGTTCGAAATGAACCGCTGGGACCGTGGGCGCGCGGAGCTGGCGGTCACCGAGCCCGTCGAGCGCTCCTTCGAGACGCTCGCGCTGCCGTACTCGGCGGCCGGCGAGGTCTCGGGGGAACTCGTCGACGTCGGCTACGGCACGCCCGACGAGATCGAGGAGAGCGACGTCGCCGGCAAGATCGTCGTCGCGAGCACGACCACGCCCCCCGAGAAGGGGCGGTTCGTCCACCGCATGGAGAAGTTCGGCCACGCGATTGCGGCGGGCGCCGAAGCGTTCGTCTTCGCGAACCACGTTCCCGGTCAGCTCCCGCCGACGGGAGCGCTACGATTCGACGCCGAGGCCGCCGCCCCCGGCGTCGGCGTCTCGAAGGAGACCGGCGCATGGCTGAGCGACTACGCCGAGCGGGGCGCACGCGCGAAGCTCTCGGTCGCGGCCGACACGGAGCCGGGGACGAGCCAGAACGTCCACGGGACGTTAGGGGAGGGTGAGGAGGAGATCGTCCTGCTAGGACATTACGACGCCCATGACATCGCGGAGGGCGCGCTCGACAACGGGTGTGGGATCTCCGTCGTCGCGGGCACGGCCCGCCTCCTCTCAGAGATGGATCTCGACTGTCGGGTCCGGGTCGCGGGCGTCGGCTGCGAGGAGGTCGGGCTGATCGGCGCGGGGGCGCTCGCCGACTCGCTGGACCTCGAGTCCGTCAGAGCCGTGGTCAACGTCGACGGAGCGGGCCGGTTCCGAAACCTGCAGGCGTACCTCCACGGCTCCGAACGGGTCGGGGAGCTCGCCGGGAGCGTCTGTAGGGAGTGGGGCCAGCCGGTTTCCTTTTCTCGCGATCCCCATCCCTACAGCGACCACTGGCCCTTTCTCCAGCGCGGCGTTCCGGCGCTCCAGCTACACAGCGAGGCACCAAGCGGGGCCGAGCGGGGACGAGGATGGGGCCACACCCACGCCGACACCCGCGACAAGGTCGATCGACGGAACCTCCGCGAGCACGCGATGCTTACGGCACTGGTGGTACGAGAACTCACCCGGAGCGAACTCCCCCGGATCGACGAGGGAGAATTGCGCGAACGGTTACAGGAAAGCGATGCCGAGGTCGGGATGCGCGCGGCCGAAGTGTGGCCCGATCACTGGGAGTGA
- a CDS encoding DUF7123 family protein, whose amino-acid sequence MSTTTQPSTTQESKEDRLKQYLNHRAADGELYFKSKFIADDVGLSAKEIGALMVKLSASEEDLVIEKWSYTSATTWRVTSV is encoded by the coding sequence ATGAGCACTACCACACAGCCCTCCACGACCCAGGAATCGAAGGAAGACCGGCTTAAACAGTACCTTAATCACCGCGCTGCCGATGGCGAGCTCTACTTCAAGAGCAAGTTCATCGCCGACGACGTCGGCCTCTCGGCGAAGGAGATCGGCGCGCTGATGGTGAAACTCAGCGCCTCCGAGGAGGATCTGGTGATCGAGAAGTGGTCCTATACGAGCGCGACGACCTGGCGCGTGACGTCGGTCTGA
- a CDS encoding DNA-binding protein, protein MSERPDDDRLEELRQKKLEQLQDQQEGGAGNEKAQQQAQQQADAQKKAMLRQHLTDGARKRLNSVRMSKPDFADQVEQQVIALARSGRVQGKIDEEKMKALLKELSPDQQQFDIKRR, encoded by the coding sequence ATGAGCGAACGCCCCGACGACGATCGACTGGAGGAGCTTCGACAGAAGAAGCTCGAACAGCTACAGGACCAACAGGAGGGCGGCGCCGGGAACGAGAAGGCCCAGCAACAGGCCCAACAGCAGGCCGACGCCCAGAAGAAGGCGATGTTGCGCCAGCACCTCACCGACGGGGCGAGAAAACGGCTCAACTCCGTGCGAATGAGCAAGCCCGACTTCGCTGACCAGGTCGAACAGCAGGTGATCGCGCTTGCCCGAAGCGGGCGCGTCCAGGGCAAGATCGACGAGGAGAAGATGAAGGCGCTGCTCAAGGAGCTGAGCCCCGACCAGCAGCAGTTCGATATCAAGCGGCGCTGA
- the truA gene encoding tRNA pseudouridine(38-40) synthase TruA, with amino-acid sequence MRAFRVAYDGTPYYGFQRQPDVETVEGTLFRALDRLVGFEGAKPDGYAAAGRTDRGVSALFQTVGFEAPEWLTPAAFNSELPGHIRVWAAADARSGFHARYDARSREYTYLLHAPDIDIDRLRAALAELPGTHDFHNLTPEDGETTRAIWDARAERDGSFVAITLRADSFLQRLVRRLVSLVSAVAAGERDPTFLDRALSEERLSGPEGIASAPPEPLVLTDVAYGFEFAVDEEAAASARTVFERKRIDRETGARVAGRIAGELDG; translated from the coding sequence ATGCGCGCCTTTCGCGTCGCCTACGACGGCACGCCCTACTACGGCTTCCAGCGCCAGCCCGACGTCGAAACGGTCGAGGGGACGCTGTTTCGCGCCCTCGACCGGCTCGTCGGGTTCGAGGGCGCGAAACCCGACGGGTACGCCGCTGCCGGACGAACCGATCGGGGGGTGTCGGCGCTCTTCCAGACGGTCGGTTTCGAGGCCCCCGAGTGGCTCACGCCCGCCGCGTTCAACAGTGAACTCCCCGGCCACATTCGAGTCTGGGCGGCGGCCGACGCCCGCTCGGGATTTCACGCGCGATACGACGCCCGATCGCGCGAGTATACCTACCTCCTCCACGCGCCCGATATCGACATCGATCGCCTCCGGGCGGCGCTCGCCGAGCTACCGGGAACGCACGACTTTCACAACCTCACGCCCGAGGACGGCGAGACGACGCGGGCGATTTGGGACGCTCGGGCCGAGAGAGACGGGTCGTTCGTCGCCATCACGCTTCGGGCCGATAGTTTCCTCCAGCGACTCGTCCGTCGGCTCGTCTCGCTCGTTTCGGCGGTCGCCGCCGGCGAGCGCGACCCGACGTTTCTCGATCGGGCGCTCTCCGAGGAACGTCTCTCGGGTCCCGAGGGGATCGCCTCGGCCCCGCCCGAACCACTCGTGCTCACCGACGTCGCGTACGGTTTCGAGTTCGCGGTCGACGAGGAGGCGGCCGCGAGCGCACGCACTGTGTTCGAGCGAAAGCGGATCGACCGCGAGACGGGCGCGCGGGTCGCCGGGCGGATCGCGGGCGAACTCGACGGGTAG
- a CDS encoding site-2 protease family protein, with protein sequence MSAPQSGPPIVDVEDVFSVYETETDGEVLRYYGSPRAPGRTVLRELWPVFRERGYELRLTREYGEWVLIAEPLDLGVNGVPWTNVVLFVLTVASTLFAGSIWYHLDPFSAEVIHAWPFTVAIMGVLGVHELGHYVLSRYHKVSASLPYFIPIPTLIGTMGAVIKMKGQIPSRKALFDIGVAGPLAGLAATVVVTVVGLHLPPVMAPESLIGNPNAVQIELGYPPLLQGLAWLVDQPLHYDDPAMAVNPVVIGGWVGMFITFLNMIPVGQLDGGHVLRAILGESQDRVAAFVPAILFSLAAYLYYVRDVPADSAFIWAFWGFLTLLFSFVGSASPIDDRELGTGRIAVGVFAIVLGLLCFTPVPIRIVG encoded by the coding sequence ATGAGCGCGCCCCAGTCGGGTCCCCCCATTGTAGACGTCGAGGACGTCTTCTCGGTCTACGAAACCGAGACCGACGGCGAGGTCCTTCGCTACTACGGCAGCCCGCGTGCCCCCGGTCGGACCGTGCTACGGGAGCTCTGGCCGGTCTTCCGCGAGCGGGGCTACGAACTCCGATTGACCCGCGAGTACGGCGAGTGGGTACTCATCGCCGAGCCCCTCGATCTGGGTGTCAATGGTGTCCCGTGGACCAACGTCGTCCTGTTCGTCCTCACGGTCGCCTCGACGCTGTTCGCCGGCTCGATCTGGTATCACCTCGATCCCTTCTCGGCGGAGGTCATCCATGCGTGGCCCTTCACGGTCGCGATCATGGGCGTGCTCGGGGTGCACGAACTCGGTCACTACGTCCTGAGTCGGTACCACAAGGTCAGCGCCTCGCTTCCCTATTTCATCCCGATTCCCACACTCATCGGAACGATGGGTGCAGTCATCAAGATGAAAGGCCAGATCCCGAGCCGGAAGGCGCTGTTCGACATCGGCGTCGCCGGGCCGCTGGCTGGGCTCGCCGCGACGGTCGTCGTCACGGTTGTCGGGCTGCATCTCCCACCGGTGATGGCCCCCGAGAGCTTGATCGGAAACCCGAACGCGGTCCAGATCGAACTGGGCTACCCGCCGCTGTTGCAGGGGCTCGCATGGCTCGTCGACCAGCCCCTTCACTACGACGACCCCGCGATGGCGGTCAATCCCGTCGTGATCGGGGGATGGGTGGGGATGTTCATCACGTTCCTCAACATGATCCCGGTCGGGCAGCTCGATGGCGGACACGTCCTTCGCGCGATCCTCGGCGAGAGTCAGGACAGGGTCGCGGCGTTCGTCCCCGCGATCCTCTTCTCGCTCGCGGCGTACCTCTACTACGTTCGAGACGTCCCCGCCGATTCGGCGTTCATCTGGGCGTTCTGGGGCTTTCTCACCCTGCTGTTCTCGTTCGTGGGCTCCGCAAGCCCGATCGACGACCGGGAACTCGGAACCGGTCGGATCGCGGTCGGCGTGTTCGCCATCGTTCTCGGGCTACTGTGTTTCACGCCCGTCCCGATCCGGATCGTCGGCTGA
- a CDS encoding molybdopterin synthase, whose translation MYVLGVVGPDDAGKTHLLESLVTHLAERGRVATVERCRDTPDIDTGDTDTDRHREAGADATYGLSGSGWFAAGKDRTLAETLDDLAPTYEYAILDGFDDAAVPQVVLADHEHAGEALATGERAGEIDVDAVIDSLEATEPYVTLESLVREAKESPRADRAGAIATFTGRVREKDSADDASTEFLEFETYEGVAEQRFATIREELEAREGIYEVLLHHRTGVIESGADIVFVVVLAGHRTEAFRTVEDGIDRLKDEVPIFKKEVTDDEEFWVHTRV comes from the coding sequence ATGTACGTACTCGGAGTCGTCGGCCCCGACGACGCAGGGAAAACCCACCTGCTCGAATCGCTCGTGACCCACCTCGCGGAACGCGGCCGCGTCGCGACCGTCGAGCGCTGCCGGGACACTCCCGATATCGACACCGGCGACACGGATACGGACCGCCATCGCGAGGCCGGCGCCGACGCGACCTACGGACTATCCGGGTCGGGCTGGTTCGCCGCCGGAAAGGACCGTACACTCGCCGAGACGCTCGACGACCTCGCGCCGACGTACGAGTACGCGATCCTCGATGGATTCGACGACGCGGCGGTCCCGCAGGTGGTCCTCGCTGACCACGAGCACGCCGGCGAGGCGCTCGCGACCGGCGAGCGCGCCGGCGAGATCGACGTCGACGCGGTGATCGACTCCCTGGAAGCGACCGAGCCATACGTTACCCTCGAGTCGTTGGTTCGGGAGGCGAAGGAGTCCCCTCGTGCTGATCGTGCCGGCGCGATCGCCACCTTCACCGGGCGGGTGCGCGAGAAGGACTCGGCCGACGATGCATCCACGGAGTTCCTGGAGTTCGAGACCTACGAGGGGGTCGCCGAGCAGCGCTTCGCGACGATCCGCGAGGAACTCGAGGCCCGCGAGGGCATCTACGAGGTCCTGCTGCACCACCGGACCGGCGTGATCGAGTCGGGCGCCGACATCGTCTTCGTCGTCGTCCTCGCGGGCCATCGGACGGAAGCGTTCCGAACCGTCGAGGACGGCATCGACCGGCTCAAGGACGAGGTCCCCATCTTCAAAAAGGAAGTGACTGACGACGAGGAGTTCTGGGTTCACACCCGCGTTTGA
- a CDS encoding 30S ribosomal protein S19e: protein MTTLYDVPAEEIIEELSDRLADRLEQPDWAAYAKTGASRELPPEQEDFWAVRGASLLRKVAVDGPVGVERLATHYGDAKRGSNRYTVAPPKQTDGSDNIIRTILQQLEDEGFVEQQGDAGRVLTAEGRSFVDEAAGDVLSSLTEERPELERYA, encoded by the coding sequence ATGACGACGCTCTACGACGTGCCCGCGGAGGAGATCATCGAGGAGCTTTCCGATCGGCTCGCGGATCGACTCGAACAGCCCGACTGGGCCGCCTACGCGAAGACCGGCGCCAGCCGCGAACTCCCGCCCGAACAAGAGGACTTCTGGGCGGTTCGCGGGGCGAGCCTGCTGCGGAAGGTCGCCGTCGACGGCCCCGTCGGCGTCGAACGCCTCGCGACCCACTACGGCGACGCGAAGCGCGGCTCGAACCGCTATACGGTCGCCCCGCCGAAACAGACCGACGGTAGCGACAACATCATTCGGACGATCCTCCAGCAGCTCGAAGACGAGGGGTTCGTCGAACAGCAGGGCGACGCCGGCCGCGTCCTGACAGCCGAGGGCCGCAGCTTCGTCGACGAAGCCGCCGGTGACGTGCTCTCCTCGCTCACCGAGGAGCGCCCCGAACTCGAGCGCTACGCGTAG
- a CDS encoding DMT family transporter, with product MDPGLLASVLAALLWGSYLFALKRFFSNYSASEIIVVVHTIAIAFYLPVAAATVPREALGSLVSGGPGLAVIVVANSLAFVAFIEAIDAGELSYVAPISKIVPAFVLPIEILFLGEFLAPIQLLGVALATLAVYVANFTGGSLLDPIRDALGSRAAGFALLSAALYAVGDVGRRVTLQELALPPELLVLGILAGMIVILSPLAARDWSATAGDRPKFLVAGALVASAEHVTALAFSLVPASIASPIINTQAIVVVVLAGLFLREEAFRTRLAAAALAVIGVALIAL from the coding sequence ATGGACCCCGGACTCCTCGCGAGCGTCCTCGCAGCCCTCCTCTGGGGGAGCTATCTCTTCGCGCTCAAACGCTTCTTTTCGAACTACTCGGCGAGCGAGATCATCGTCGTCGTCCACACGATCGCCATCGCCTTTTATCTCCCAGTCGCGGCCGCCACCGTGCCCCGCGAGGCGCTCGGTAGCCTCGTCTCGGGCGGGCCCGGCCTGGCCGTGATCGTCGTCGCGAACTCGCTCGCCTTCGTGGCGTTCATCGAGGCGATCGACGCCGGCGAGCTCTCCTATGTCGCCCCGATCAGCAAGATCGTCCCCGCCTTCGTCCTCCCGATCGAGATCCTGTTCCTCGGGGAGTTCCTCGCGCCGATCCAGCTCCTGGGCGTTGCGCTCGCGACGCTTGCGGTCTACGTCGCGAACTTCACCGGCGGGTCGTTGCTCGACCCGATCAGAGACGCGCTCGGCTCGCGGGCGGCCGGGTTCGCCCTGCTCAGCGCGGCACTCTATGCGGTCGGCGACGTGGGCCGGCGAGTCACGCTTCAGGAGCTCGCCTTACCTCCGGAACTGCTCGTTCTCGGGATTCTCGCGGGGATGATCGTCATCCTCTCGCCACTGGCCGCCCGCGACTGGAGCGCCACCGCGGGGGACCGACCGAAGTTCCTCGTGGCGGGCGCACTGGTGGCGTCCGCCGAGCACGTCACGGCGCTTGCCTTCTCGCTGGTGCCCGCGAGCATCGCCTCGCCGATCATCAACACGCAGGCGATCGTCGTGGTCGTCCTCGCCGGCCTCTTCCTGCGCGAAGAGGCGTTCAGAACGCGACTCGCCGCGGCCGCCCTCGCCGTGATCGGCGTGGCACTGATCGCGCTGTAG
- a CDS encoding DUF7411 family protein, producing the protein MDLGLLYSAGKDSSLAALLLDSFYDVTLVTATFGITDDWTHAERAAESTGFPFEHLELDQPVAEEAVDRLVEDGFPRNAIQRVHLHALEELAEDEFSAIADGTRRDDRVPSVSRAQAQSLEDRHGVDYVAPLSGFGRSAVDRLVEAHLDVESGPSESISRADYEAELRTLLVEREGRDAVAEVFPDHEQTYVTGFR; encoded by the coding sequence ATGGACCTCGGGCTGCTGTACAGCGCCGGTAAGGACTCCTCCCTCGCCGCGTTGCTGCTCGACTCGTTTTACGACGTGACCCTCGTCACCGCGACCTTCGGGATCACCGACGACTGGACGCACGCCGAGCGCGCCGCCGAATCGACCGGCTTTCCGTTCGAACACCTCGAACTCGACCAGCCGGTCGCCGAGGAGGCCGTCGACCGGCTGGTCGAGGACGGTTTTCCCCGCAACGCGATCCAGCGGGTCCACCTCCACGCCCTGGAGGAGCTCGCGGAAGATGAGTTTTCGGCGATCGCGGACGGAACCCGCCGGGACGACCGGGTTCCGTCCGTCTCGCGGGCCCAGGCCCAGAGTCTGGAGGACCGTCACGGCGTCGACTACGTCGCCCCCCTCTCGGGGTTCGGTCGGAGCGCGGTCGACCGGTTGGTCGAGGCCCACCTCGACGTCGAATCGGGCCCCAGCGAATCCATCTCGCGAGCGGACTACGAGGCCGAGCTCCGCACGCTGCTCGTCGAGCGAGAGGGTCGAGACGCCGTCGCGGAGGTGTTTCCCGATCACGAGCAGACCTACGTCACCGGATTTCGATAA
- the hisS gene encoding histidine--tRNA ligase, giving the protein MYERIKGFRDFYPEEMRARRAVTDGLEDAARRYGFREIGTPALERTQLYIDKSGEEITDELYNFTDQGGRDVAMTPELTPTVARMVVAKQQALSKPIKWFSTRPFWRYEQVQQGRFREFYQTNVDVFGSSEPEADAEILAYCADALTGLGLDGEDFEFRVSHRDILGGLLEAFDGAVDTEAAIRAVDKREKIETGEYYGLLTDAGLDSADAEQFDALLSTDDLTELVDFAGTDRVAAAVENLENVLAAAEDFGAREYCTISLETARGLDYYTGVVFECFDSAGDVSRSVFGGGRYDDLIEGFGGQPTPAVGFAVGHETLSLLLDRADARSDGALDTDYYVLTVGDTRPVAARIARDLRERGHVVETDVSGRSFGAQMNYADSIDAETVVIVGERDLENDEITVKEMHSGEQTTVPVEAFPGEHERPTYDDVA; this is encoded by the coding sequence ATGTACGAGCGGATCAAGGGGTTTCGTGATTTCTACCCCGAGGAGATGCGCGCGCGGCGGGCCGTGACCGACGGGCTGGAGGACGCCGCCCGGCGCTACGGCTTCCGGGAGATCGGGACGCCCGCGCTGGAGCGGACCCAACTGTATATCGACAAGAGCGGCGAGGAGATCACCGACGAGCTCTACAACTTCACCGATCAGGGCGGGCGCGACGTGGCGATGACGCCCGAACTCACCCCGACGGTGGCGCGGATGGTCGTCGCCAAACAGCAGGCGCTCTCGAAGCCGATAAAGTGGTTCTCCACGCGGCCGTTCTGGCGCTACGAGCAGGTCCAGCAGGGCCGCTTTCGCGAGTTCTACCAGACCAACGTCGACGTCTTCGGCTCCAGCGAGCCGGAGGCCGACGCCGAGATCCTCGCGTACTGTGCGGACGCCCTGACCGGGCTGGGACTCGACGGTGAGGACTTCGAGTTCCGGGTCTCCCATCGCGACATTCTGGGGGGGCTGCTCGAAGCCTTCGACGGGGCGGTCGACACCGAGGCGGCGATCCGTGCGGTCGACAAGCGCGAGAAGATCGAGACGGGCGAGTACTACGGTCTGCTGACCGATGCCGGTCTCGATTCCGCGGACGCCGAGCAGTTCGACGCCCTGCTCTCGACGGACGACCTGACGGAGCTCGTCGACTTCGCGGGTACCGACCGCGTCGCGGCCGCCGTCGAGAACCTCGAGAACGTCCTCGCGGCGGCCGAGGACTTCGGCGCCCGGGAGTACTGTACGATCTCGCTCGAAACCGCCCGCGGGCTCGATTACTACACCGGCGTCGTCTTCGAGTGTTTCGACTCGGCGGGCGACGTGAGCAGGTCGGTCTTCGGCGGCGGCCGGTACGACGACCTGATCGAGGGATTCGGCGGCCAGCCGACGCCCGCAGTGGGGTTCGCCGTCGGCCACGAGACGCTCTCGCTCCTGCTGGATCGCGCCGACGCCCGCTCCGACGGGGCCCTCGACACCGACTACTACGTCCTCACGGTCGGCGATACCCGCCCCGTCGCCGCCCGGATCGCCCGCGACCTACGCGAGCGGGGTCACGTCGTCGAGACCGACGTCTCGGGGCGGAGCTTCGGCGCACAGATGAACTACGCCGACTCGATCGACGCCGAGACCGTCGTGATCGTCGGCGAACGCGACCTCGAAAACGACGAGATCACTGTCAAGGAGATGCACTCTGGGGAACAGACGACCGTCCCCGTCGAGGCGTTCCCCGGCGAGCACGAGCGGCCCACATACGACGACGTCGCGTAG
- the thiL gene encoding thiamine-phosphate kinase — translation MDERAVLELLSGSLCHAGDDTAVVDGLLLTTDMLHERTDFPAETTRYTAGWRAVGASLSDVAAMGGEVAAAVAVYAAPEFREGEVREFVAGAGDVCEAVGGAYVGGDLDTHEEFTVVSTVVGRSDDPVYRSGARPGEAVCVTGTLGRSAAALRLFEDGESTRANELFRFEPRVGAGRALAPHASAMMDSSDGLARSLHQLAEASDCGFAIERSRIPIDGAVDEVADDEVDAHEMSVSFGEDFELVCTIPEDDLSAVEAASPTPITVIGEVTEEGIEMDGEALSDRGFTHG, via the coding sequence ATGGACGAACGCGCCGTCTTGGAACTGCTCTCGGGATCGCTTTGCCACGCCGGCGACGACACCGCCGTCGTCGACGGGCTCCTGCTCACCACCGACATGCTTCACGAACGGACCGATTTTCCGGCGGAGACGACCCGGTACACCGCCGGCTGGCGGGCCGTCGGCGCATCGCTGTCGGACGTGGCGGCGATGGGCGGCGAGGTCGCGGCTGCGGTCGCGGTCTACGCTGCCCCCGAGTTTCGCGAGGGGGAGGTCCGCGAGTTCGTCGCGGGCGCGGGCGACGTCTGCGAGGCGGTCGGCGGGGCGTACGTCGGCGGCGATCTCGACACCCACGAGGAGTTCACCGTTGTAAGCACCGTCGTGGGTCGGTCGGACGACCCCGTCTATCGCTCGGGCGCGCGGCCGGGCGAGGCGGTCTGTGTCACCGGCACCCTGGGGCGCAGTGCGGCTGCTCTACGGCTGTTCGAGGACGGCGAATCGACGCGGGCGAACGAGCTCTTCCGGTTCGAGCCCCGCGTCGGGGCCGGGCGCGCGCTCGCCCCGCACGCGAGCGCGATGATGGATTCGAGCGACGGGCTCGCCCGGTCGCTCCACCAGCTCGCGGAGGCGAGCGACTGCGGGTTCGCGATCGAGCGTTCGAGGATCCCGATCGACGGGGCGGTCGACGAGGTCGCAGACGACGAGGTGGACGCCCACGAGATGAGCGTCTCCTTCGGCGAGGACTTCGAACTCGTCTGTACGATTCCCGAGGACGATCTATCGGCAGTCGAGGCCGCATCTCCGACACCGATCACCGTGATCGGGGAAGTCACCGAGGAAGGCATCGAAATGGACGGTGAGGCGCTTTCGGATCGGGGTTTTACCCACGGTTAA